The sequence below is a genomic window from Lolium perenne isolate Kyuss_39 chromosome 4, Kyuss_2.0, whole genome shotgun sequence.
tctgcaaaataaaatatcacatgtttcttgtacggggaggctgacatcggggacccatgagccagcagcgtcgtcaacgtttcaaaggcggcaggggaccgaaaataaaaaaaaagccaaaaatcagttggtaaaaaaatacaagaaaagaaaacatttatcattctgagaggatgacatgcgggacccatgaggcagcagcatcctcaacgtttcaaagtcggcatgagatcgaaagaaaaagccaagtgacataatatcaggagccaaaaataatctaagaaaagaaactttattgtacatagaggatgacatgcgggtcccattttgtagcagcggtctcaacgtttccaaggcggcacaggaccaaaagaaaaatgaggcagcagcattctcaacaattccaaggcggcaggggatcaaaagaaaaaaaggaaatagccagaaatttattaggggtcaaaaataaatccaccaaaggaaacttttattgttcatagaggatgacatgtgagatcgacctgccaacagcgtcctcatcgtttcagagggggcaggagatcaaaagaaaaaggcaaatagccagaaattaggggtaaaaaataactccaagaaaggaaacttttattgttcgtagaggatgacatgcgggacccatgagccagacttactcaacgtttcaaaggcggcatgagatcgaaagaaaaaggcaagtgacaaaatatcgagCCAAAGATAATACAAGAAAAgatactttattgtacgtagaggatgacatgcgggtcccatttagcagcagcggtctcaacgtttcaaatgcggcttgagatcaaaagaaaaagaaagttgattgtacatagaggatgacatgcgggtcccatgagtcagcagcttacccaacgtttccaaggcggcaggggatcaaaagaaaaaggaaatagccaaaaatcagagggtgaaaaaaaataaagaaaataaacttttatagcacatagaggatgacatgcgggtcccatgagccagcaggttcctcaacgtttcaaacgtggcatgagatcgaaagaaaaaggcaagtgaccaaatatgaggagccaaaaataattcaagaaaagaaagttttatagtacatagaggatgacatgcgggtcccatttagcagcagcggtatcaccgtttgagaggcggaaggggttcaaaagaaaaaagaaattgccaaaaatcagagggagaaaaaaaccaagaaaatgaacttttatagtacatagaggatgacaggcgggtcccatgagctgcaggttcctcaacgtttcaaacgtggcatgagatcgaaagaaaaaggcaagtgcccaaatatgaggtgccaaaaaaaactccaagaaaagaaagttgattgctcatagaggatgacatgcgggtcccatttagctgcagcggtctcagcatttgagaggcggcaggatcgaaagaaaaggcacgtgaccaaatatcgggagccaaagataatccaagaaaataaactttattgtccatagaggatgacatgcgggtcccatttagcagcagcggtatcaccgtttgagaggcggcaggggatcgaaagaaaaaggcaagtgaccaaatatgaggtgccaaaaaaatccaagaaaagaaagttttatagtacatagaggatgacatgcgtgtcccatttagcagcagcggtatcaccgtttgagaggcgaggggatcgaaagaaaaaggcaagtgaccaaatatgaggtgccaaaaaaatccaagaaaagaaagttttatagtacatagaggatgacatgcgtgtcccatttagcagcagcggtatcaccgtttgagaggcggcaggggatcgaaaaaaaggcaagtgaccaaatatgaggtgccaaaaaaaactccaagaaaagaaagttgattgcacatagaggatgacatgcgggtcccatttagcagcagcggtctcaacgtttccaaggcggcaagggatcaaaagaaaaaggaagtagccagaaatcagggggtcaaaaaaaatccaagaatagaaagaattttggttcatagaggatgacatgcgggacccatgatcctgcatcgtaaacggctcgatcggagaacgttgaacgagatggcgcgatcgagaaaaaaaacaatgccagagaggctgccatctgggccctacatccctcggcggtgcagatttgcgttgactcggccggcgaacccgagatttcgagatgcaccacgtcccgggccaccatacacgacgttttggccgctttcgtcgggctaggtggcctcaaaaacgagaaaaaaaaagttttgacatgcaccacggagggaccaaaaatcgtcggccatggtacaccagcaaccacggcgcgacttcaacttcgtcggccatggcaacttttcttgtagtgaaaggCATCGCTATGGAAAAGTGTGTCAAGGAGATTACCATTTGGGTACTATTTGGCGTGCAGTAACCTACCACAAAGAAAATAATTATTCTTCAATAATCCTAGGTTTGGTTAAATTTTCTAGAGTACCAAAATCCCATGTGGCCCATGCATTTTGGTTCGGATAAGGAATCCCAAACAACCCAGTGAGCCTTGTGATCATAATATTTCCTTCTGTATGTATTCATAAGTTATGTATTTGTCCTTAAACAACATCAATTATACTATGTGAATTTGAATGTATGATTCAGTTGTGGAACTATATAATGTGATTGCGGAACTATATGTATCATCGAGAGGTGTGTCTTTTTTCATCAAGATGAGATAGTAAAATACCTATTCTTTCAATGCCATTTTGCAAGATATATATGGTCAATCATCtaaataggttctaccttataccctcCACATAGCGTTGCTAATATTCTTTGCAAGGCTTGTGAATGTAATAGGATGTTGCCTAGAGGGGTGGTGAATAGGCGggttataaaaacttctacttgagggcTAAACAAGGCGGAATAAATTTACCTAAGGTTTACTTGTTTAGcacaaagcctatcaactagggtttgcctatgtgcaccaacaatctatgctaagcatgatgagcaacaaggtgatagctaactagatatagaacatcaagcacggaggctatcacaatgtaaagtgcataggtaaaggagctcagGGTGAGAAGTAactggtgcacgaggagacgacgatataTCCCAAAGTTCACACCCTTGGGttctacgtctccgttggagcggtgtggaggcacgaggcactccaacgagccactagggccactgtattctcctcgagcctttccaccaaagggaaaacctcgatccactaaggaacccttgagggtggtcaccgaacccgtacaagattgaggcaaactccacaacaccggaggctctcaagtacaaggccacaaaggctataaCATGCCACACACGGCAACATGGCCGCGAAGGCTCCAACACGCCACAATTGGCTCCAaagccacaaaggctaccacacgccacaaaggcaacaacgccacaaaggaTACTACGCCACAAAggcgacaaggccacaaaggcaacaaggccacaaaggctaccacgccacaaaggcgacaaggccacgaaggcaacaacaccactaaggaCAACAAgccctctacgagaccgaaaccccgaagagaacccaaaccgatgcacctaatgcaatggctaagaacaccactaagatgaccAAGTTCTtccctcccaaattccaacaaaaagATACAAAAGCTAtttggggaataagggaggaagaacaaatatgaggaggaataccaaattactccaagatctagatctagcaaaatcccctcacttagagagggattcacttggtggagcattagatctagatctcctctttcctttcccccaaaaagatgcaacaaatagtggagggatcaagaggaggattaagctcttcaaggtcaacaatggaggagagataaTAGATGTGAAGGACTAGCTTGGGCGAAGGTGtgagagaggtatatatagggggcccagaaatatgactgttgggactgaaaacggtcagattcgcgcccgaACCGGTACTACCGCTAGTGTCAAAAACCGCATAGAAAAATAGCTAGAAAAACattttgggccggtactaccgccttTTGGGCTGGTAGTACCTCCCCTGTGAAAGCAGCACAAAAAGAAACAGGCTAAAAGGAAAAGCAGGGCGATCTGGGCTGGCGCAAGCTGAGTGGGGgcatgctgggccggcccaggcGAGCATAGTAGCGCAACAAGCACGCCAGCTAGCCAACAAAAAACGAGGGCGGGAAAGGGCGTCCCAATCGAGCGGGTCAACGCTCGAGCGAGCGTGCAGCACGTGCGGCGGCTGGCGGGAGCGGGAGACGCGGGAGTAGCTGGGCCGGGAAGCTGGGCGCAACCTAGGTGCGGGGAGGAGTTGGTGGGCTGCTGGGGGATGAtgggctggaggaggaagaaccgGCCGGGCCGGTAGTTCGAGGCCCGGTACCAGTCCAGATTCAGGGGCTCGCAGAGAGGTTTATGGTACTGGGCCGGTACACACACGGAAGTACCAGCCGGCCCAAaaacctttttttcttttctttttcaaatatgaTGCAACTATAAAATCTTAACTTGAGCTAGGAAACTTCAaatgaggtgaaaccaattttgctggaagggcgacaagagctacctcCACACATGGTGAAAACATGGAAACGATTGGAGGATGATTTTCTTATGGATTTAGAGGTGCAACCTCTCAATACgataaaccaggaaaatcatccaAATCGAGCATGCAACAtgtgatgcatccaaaatccgTTTCCAATGAGTTAGAGCTTGTCATGgaaatgaacacaagctctaaaatatctcatggataagaaccaataacaaccaagaaacacgatgcaaggaatgcaaggtttgagctctctccgatgatgcaacCCACTAtcatatcgagcacaaaccttgtccttgcgcTTTCCACTCGAGTCGGtaagctccgtcttcaccctcttctttATTGTACATGCCACCATCTTCTTCTAACATACACGCCAgcatcttcatccatcttctacgcacgccaccgtcttatctcttctacaccgtcttcgtCCCAATTcatcttctacaccgtcttcatctctcttcgacaccgtcttcatctATATTCTTCATTGCACTCGATCTTCTTCATCTTTCAACCTTGAGACCAACATATGGCTATGTACACAacctaagatagattctcaatacaaccattagtccatagggattgtcatcaattactaaaaccacacatgggggcacaATGTTCTTTCAGCTTGTGCATCCATAGAACCCTGAGGCTGAAACATTTTTTGAGTGAAACACAAGGACTGCTTGGATTAAACGATACATGTTTGGGGCTAGGGGTAGGATGTCTGAGATTAAACAATACCACATAACCATTTTGGGGGTTTACACTATTTTGAGGTTTGGGGgtctatagaagcacaagccTTTGGCAATTGTCTAAAATGGGATGGACCCTAGGTTTAAAATACTTATCATGGTCGGAGTGTTCGATGTTATCTAGTTGCTCTGGCTATGTAGAGATCAGAAAGATTTTAATGAGAAAATTCAAATCTTTTGCAAGTTATCTACCGAGGAACCGTTTTGCCCTGTTCGTGGTCGTCTCTACATCGTATGGAGGACCGCGACCtgtttacggaggtgtctacacggttggagaCACGGCGAGGGACTTTTTtttacccaacatgggtggcaacaTAATCTCAGGGTTGGACCTCCACCACTTAGGCGGCGATACAGTTTCCAAGATGATTATTTGTACTGAGTCTGTTTTAATCTGATTGAAATAGGTCAACTATGTTAGGGGAACGAGCTATGTAAAAGAAAAAATCATGCAATTTCAAACCAAGATCACTATCGAGGTGTACGCAACTAGGCTATGTTATAAAATATTAGACGACCATGTCACCACCATAGAGTTGATGACATTTATGATGAAGTCCACCGACTCCCGATGCAAGGTTATACCTCCCAACATCGAGAGTTTTTTCCTCACGATGATCGACAAGATCAATGTCAGAATAGACGATGGTTCGGTATACACGCATACTAGTGTAGTGTCACGATGTCATCGTGCGATTCCGCACAATAACGATGCACAGAGACAACTTGATGAAGATCGTAGCCTCCAGCTTTGTCTCTAGATTAAATCTGGTTGGAAAGGTAGAAACTGGTAGTGCTTCCGCAAGAGGTTGGGTGCCTAGGGAACTTGGTTTTTGCTAGAGGCGGTAGCGGCCAAGCCGCCAGGAGCACGAGGACGAGGTGGTTGGGTGCTAGGGTCCTGCCTTCGGAGCCACCCATGGGAGCAGCCAGAGAGGGAGGGATGGGAAATTCTTGAGCAGGCATAAGCAACACTTATTTTTGACATCTGGCAATGCATAAGTTGATATATAAAGGTTCATGCTGAAATGGAAGCACACGTTAATAAAGTGAAAATATCCTTTCATTTTCACACGCAAGTTGACCAAGGGAAAGTATTATTCCACTTAGACAAAGTTGATCTTTACAAGTTAAATTTTGATGACGTGATAAGCCTTCATATGTGTAGACACTAAGACAGTAATACGAATCATCGTAGTTCCTGTCTTCAATGGTTTTATTTAAATTTTGCATTTTCCTTAGTGGACTTGAAGAACATGCTACACCATCTATATATCATGGCATTGTaactcaaatggttcaaactttgATCATTATGTCTGTACTGCTCAAGGTTTTGAAGCATTTCTCTTTGACAATTCCTTAGAATGTACGGTCACGGCAGATTAAAAAGGGCGCTTCAATGGTCTAGTAACTCATGGACTCTAGACCGGTGCGGAGGAACCAAAGCTAGGATCAACTACACATTTGTCGAGGCCCTTAATTTAGGCTTTGGTGATAACAAGAAAATCATATTTCATTTAGATGTTCAAAGAACCCTTGCCCCCGATCCTTCTCATATCTAAGCATCAACGTTCGTCCAGAATCATCGCCTGTTGTCCCTAATATTATCTCCAATCACGTCCGTTCCCTTCGTTTTTTCTCTATATTTTCCAGCGTCATTTTCAAATGAGTTCTGGGCAAATATAAACTTTTTTGAAATCTATATTTTTTTCAAATCTATGATTTTCTTCTTTAGATCTTGGATTTTTTCTTATTTCATCAAAATCGAACAGATAAAACCGAATTGTTTTTAAACATCCTGCAGGAAAACAAGGAAAGTAGAAGAGAGAGAGCCAGACGATCGAGCTAGTGGTTGAGTCGTTGCCCCGTAACGAACGCTGAGAGCGTCAAATAGGAAGAGCCGCCTCATCTGACCCATTGGCCTCTCAACTTTGGCCCGGGTGAACAACCCAGCGGGTTGACACAGGCCATTTCCCATAGGAGGTGCTAACCATCACCCCTTAGCGATGGTGTCCATTAACCCCTTCGccgttaatgggccaggcccattagtTCAGTTCtttaaaaaaattctcaaaatcaAAATTTCTTTAGATTTCTAATTTTCTCAGAATTAAAATTTTCTCATATTCGAAAATTGCTTAGATTTCAAATTTGACCAGATTCGAAATTTGATTAGATTTAAAAATCGCCCAGATTCAAAATTTGCTTACTTTAAAATTTGTTCGAATTTAAAATTTTCTTACTTTAAAATTTGTtcgaatttaaaatttgttcgaaTTTGTTTCGGGTTGCTTAGATTTCAAATTTGACCAGATTCGAAATTTGATTAGATTTAAAAATCGCCCAGATTCAAAATTTGctcaaatttaaaatttgcttACTTTGAAATTTGTTCGAATTTAAAATTTACTTGTCTTTAAAATTTGTTAAAAaaggaaaaacagaaaaaatcgaagaaaaattGAAAGAAACCCGAAACACAAGAAAAACCAGAAAAAAACTCAACAAAAACTGAAGAAACCCGAGGCCTACTGCTCCCTACCTGTtgatgggccgcggcccaacccGATGGTTTGTACCCATCGTCCGCGGGTGGCCACTTGATGTGGGTGACCGCCGAATATAATCCGGTTGAAGCCTAATCCGGCCAAGTCAACAACTACCGTTCCGTTACCGTTCCTTGTTGGCGCATACGACCCTGGCGACACGTCTTCTCCTTCCCTTCGCTCGCGCTCGCGTCGTCAATCCCCAATTCCCCTCCGCGCAAACCCTAGCCCCCCCTCAGATTCGGCATGCGATTCCAGCCAAACTCCAATTCGTGACCTCGCCGGAGATGATCGCCTCGCGGCCGCCGCATCCTCGCCGGATTCGGCCCCTCGCCGCCGCCTCACTGgtactgttcctcctcttcctctgcaTCCGCTCGGATGGGGACTCTCCGCCATCTTCTCGCCCGGTGTACCGCAGATTCCTCTCCGATGCCGATCCCGCCGCTTCCAAAGGCGGGAACCTTTCGGAGATCACCCCTCCGCAGCTGGACAACCCCTCCGCCTCGTGCGCCGGCATCGCGCGCCACGAGGGTTTCAGCTCCCAGTGCGACTTCGTCCGGGCCCACCCGCAGTGCAGCTCCGGCGGGTTCGTGGACTACCTAGACTTCTTCTACTGCAGGTGCGAGAGATTCAGGGTGATTGGCTACGCTGTGCTTGCGGTGTGCCTGGCAGCCTTGTTCTACATGCTCGGCAACACGGCCGCGGACTACTTCTGCTGCAGCCTCGAGAAGATGTCCGCGCTGCTGCGGCTCCCGCCCACTGTGGCTGGTGTCACGCTGCTCCCGTTTGGTAACGGTGCTCCTGATGTGTTCGCCAGCATTGCGGCCTTCATGGGGTCTGGCTCCGGAGACGTGGGGCTCAACAGCGTGCTCGGCGGAGCGGTGTTTGTTACCTGTGTCGTTGTTGGGGCGGTGTCCTTGTCCGTCGCGGAGAAGAATGTGCAGATTGACTGGAAGTGCTTTGTAAGGGATGTTGGATTCTTCCTCATCACTCTGGTCGCGCTCTCTGTTATATTGATCGTCGGGAAGGTGACTTTCTGGGGAGCTATGCTGTTTGTCTTGATTTATGTGGTCTATGCATTTGTGGTGGCTGCAAATGAGTTATTAAGGAAGCATGCACGGATGCTCAAGTTTGATCTAGTCACACCATTGCTTCCTCTACGCGCAAGTATTTTTGCGCAAGGAATAGAGGAAGATGACTCTGTGTACAGTTCACTTCTCGAGGAGGATACAAGTGATGACG
It includes:
- the LOC127301382 gene encoding cation/calcium exchanger 4 yields the protein MIASRPPHPRRIRPLAAASLVLFLLFLCIRSDGDSPPSSRPVYRRFLSDADPAASKGGNLSEITPPQLDNPSASCAGIARHEGFSSQCDFVRAHPQCSSGGFVDYLDFFYCRCERFRVIGYAVLAVCLAALFYMLGNTAADYFCCSLEKMSALLRLPPTVAGVTLLPFGNGAPDVFASIAAFMGSGSGDVGLNSVLGGAVFVTCVVVGAVSLSVAEKNVQIDWKCFVRDVGFFLITLVALSVILIVGKVTFWGAMLFVLIYVVYAFVVAANELLRKHARMLKFDLVTPLLPLRASIFAQGIEEDDSVYSSLLEEDTSDDVAQINASLPQWMWASHVAIYSNQGRDGSPDRPLWGWNEEGRVDTSTLNFSKLILFLELPLTIPRKLTIPIVEENRWSKEYAVASAGLAPVLLALLWNSQDGVSMGASIASYVIAGVFGIALAALAFKCTSPDRPPRRYLFPWVFGGFVMSITWFYIIANELVALLVAFGVILGINPSILGLTVLAWGNSMGDLMSNVALAMNGGDGVQIAMSGCYAGPMFNTLAGLGISMLLGAWSTAPNSYVLPQDISLIYTMSFLVAGLIWALVMLPRGGMRPNRTLGVGLIALYSVFLFIRVSNAMGILPLPGLN